Proteins encoded together in one Falco peregrinus isolate bFalPer1 chromosome 2, bFalPer1.pri, whole genome shotgun sequence window:
- the SIGLEC1 gene encoding sialoadhesin isoform X2, with protein sequence MTWQLTTASWPSGTRIMITKRRWCTTRQPRRWMLASGTVSSSWGTPAARNCTLLLRRLTLEDHGPYRFRFEIINGDRWSAERDVMLSVLDDLDRPSIAASEEQTEGQTSTLQCSTPYFCPLSDTALRWEGYDPQVSVVSGWVQLDTNGVSHHLTLTTSFSWKDHSKKLLCEVSYGSKKATSEVVLRVRHAPKDTQVSVSPSTQNIRVGDTVSLTCEVSSSYPHVSAYHWYKDRVAVGSEQILTLRGVRREDYGQYHCETKNDVGAGAAPAVVLYIFSAEISVSPAAEVQEGTPTTLSCDVPGREGQDLNYTWYKNSAWLKEGTAHTLLFHHVAASDAGYYSCKVTNDRGSDTSQAVSLSVTYPPRTPNIMLFQETQGGRLAIVRCTVDSHPPATIALYRDGTLLAASGSQAAPRQRLGVTTSRNALRLEIRGTGPQDSGEYRCMASNAYGNTSATKLFVARAMEVLIQPSSEVWEGAAVTLTCLGARDVAGETLYTWYRNSKWLRESSAPTLHFPSIRGEDAGAFQCSVHSSNGSDTSVAVPLRVLFPPRQPAMSSFLETQSGRLGVIQCTVESDPESNLTLWRGEEVVACTWGCPTAPNPRVHATFSYNSLKVEMREVVLEDEGTYVCWAGNLQGNASAAIDFRAETANIAVAPSPHVLEGQAANLTCQLSSGSLAQPNITWYRNEQWLAEGLATSLVFRQVASTDAGLYRCKATTDGGSRSSPTIFLDVLYAPRDPHLSAFLETQRGHLAIFHCSVASNPPAWLALHRGEELVATSTAGSSPRVGILAAPNTLRVELREVTPADEGSYRCTATNAHGTVAQRLYFHVQTARVLISPSAEAQEGDDISLTCQVVGEPPDDTIYTWYRNSERLQETPGNFLALPHIASTAAGSYHCRARSPSGTSISPAVALRVSYPPRVPVLTSFLETPEGQRGVLQCTVDSSPQAELALFKDQALVASTALPQRTALPRLSITLAFNKLRVSISPVLLEDEGEYVCSASNSYGNASTTANFTASTARLWISPSPDVQEGNAVNLTCAVASSGGEVLSYAWYKNQVYFSSSSAPIFAFPSVSASDAASYHCTVRTPALTRSSAPTTLNVLYPPRNLQMKAFTESGNGTAVILLCVVESNPLSKITLLKEGKLVASSPPVGGDHPRQSSHISLAPNTLRLELREASAEDEGEYECQARSPLGSTYVSLPLRVQAIRVVVRPSAEVPEGTDVMLTCRDAGTRPGTIYSWYKNGRWLAEGLDASLALHAARRTDAGAYACQVGRGLRGRRAPPAALRVLYAPQEPSFISLVDPRGGRQAVLLCTVDSFPPSDITLYRGPGHAPLASTHSLADPRFTVQAAPNSLRMGMAGLELQDTGLYICSANNSYGTASSSLLLDVGGVTVTVEPSPEVPEGTTATMTCSATPWVGEEANYTWYKNSRWLREGPDGSLVLTHVSSADTGTYHCRASGMRGSATSAPLSLHVLYPPRDVSISTFLENRSGRVGIVLCTADSHPASTIALYHHGHLLASSLAPATTPGVRSTPSHNSLRVELGAVGPQDSGEYTCMAGHPLGNATASAYFNVHTLTHLLAFTVLAGLLMAVLCVAALALLAVKLWPRIKKFWGWSSADDTFELRSKQEQEQAQMELLKLVALSN encoded by the exons ATGACATGGCAGCTGACGACGGCATCGTGGCCATCTGGTACAAGGATTATGATAACCAAAAGACGTTGGTGTACCACTCGGCAGCCCAGGAGGTGGATGCTGGCTTCAGGGACCGTGTCCAGCTCCTGGGGGACCCCCGCTGCTCGCAATTGCACCCTGCTGCTGCGGAGACTGACGCTGGAGGACCATGGGCCCTACAGATTCCGCTTTGAGATCATCAACGGTGACCGGTGGTCAGCGGAGAGGGATGTGATGCTGAGTGTTTTGG ATGACCTTGATCGCCCAAGCATTGCTGCCAGTGAGGAGCAAACCGAGGGGCAAACATCCACCTTGCAGTGCTCCACACCCTACTTCTGCCCACTGAGCGACACTGCCCTGCGCTGGGAGGGCTACGACCCCCAGGTCTCGGTGGTGTCTGGCTGGGTCCAGCTGGACACGAACGGGGTCAGCCACCACCTGACTCTCACCACCTCCTTCTCCTGGAAGGACCACTCCAAAAAGCTGCTCTGCGAAGTTTCTTATGGCTCCAAGAAGGCAACCAGTGAGGTCGTCCTGCGGGTGAGAC ATGCCCCTAAGGACACCCAGGTGTCAGTCAGCCCCTCCACGCAGAACATCCGTGTGGGCGACACGGTGTCCCTCACATGCGAGGTGAGCAGCAGCTACCCCCATGTCTCGGCATACCACTGGTACAAGGACAGAGTGGCTGTGGGCAGCGAGCAGATCCTGACCCTTCGAGGGGTTCGCCGCGAGGACTACGGACAGTACCACTGTGAAACCAAGAACGACGTTGGGGCTGGCGCAGCACCTGCCGTGGTGCTCTACATCTTCT CCGCAGAGATCTCGGTGAGCCCAGCAGCTGAGGTGCAGGAGGGGACACCCACCACCTTGTCCTGCGACGTCCCTGGCAGGGAGGGCCAGGACCTCAACTACACCTGGTACAAGAACAGCGCTTGGCTCAAGGAGGGCACGGCGCACACCCTGCTCTTCCACCACGTGGCCGCCAGCGATGCTGGCTATTACTCCTGCAAGGTGACCAATGATCGGGGCAGCGACACGTCCCAGGCCGTCAGTCTGAGCGTGACAT ACCCCCCCCGGACCCCCAACATCATGCTCTTCCAGGAGACCCAGGGTGGCAGGCTGGCCATCGTCCGCTGCACTGTGGACAGCCACCCCCCAGCCACCATAGCCCTTTACCGCGATGGCACCTTGCTGGCAGCCAGTGGGTCACAGGCAGCCCCGCGCCAGCGGCTAGGTGTCACCACATCCCGCAACGCCCTGCGGCTGGAGATCCGGGGTACAGGACCCCAGGACAGTGGGGAGTACCGCTGCATGGCCAGCAACGCCTACGGCAACACCAGCGCCACCAAGCTCTTCGTCGCCCGCG CTATGGAGGTCCTGATCCAGCCCTCATCAGAGGTGTGGGAAGGGGCAGCCGTCACCCTGACCTGCCTGGGGGCTCGGGACGTGGCAGGGGAGACCCTCTACACCTGGTACAGGAACAGCAAGTGGCTTCGGGAGAGCTCAGCCCCGACACTGCACTTCCCTTCCATCCGCGGCGAGGATGCAGGCGCTTTCCAGTGCAGCGTCCACAGCAGCAACGGCAGCGACACGTCGGTGGCTGTCCCGCTCCGTGTACTCT TCCCACCAAGGCAACCAGCGATGAGCTCCTTCCTGGAGACCCAGAGTGGGCGCCTGGGCGTCATCCAGTGCACCGTTGAGAGTGACCCAGAGTCCAACCTGACCCTATGGAGAGGAGAAGAAGTGGTAGCCTGCACATGGGgctgtcccacagcccccaACCCCAGGGTCCATGCCACCTTTTCCTACAACAGTCTGAAGGTGGAGATGCGGGAGGTGGTGCTGGAGGATGAGGGGACTTAcgtgtgctgggctgggaaccTGCAGGGCAATGCCAGCGCAGCCATAGACTTCAGGGCTGAGA CTGCCAACATTGCAGTGGCTCCATCCCCCCACGTGCTGGAAGGCCAGGCCGCCAACCTAACCTGTCAGCTGAGCAGCGGCTCCCTGGCTCAGCCCAACATCACCTGGTACCGAAATGAGCAGTGGCTTGCCGAGGGCCTGGCTACCTCCCTGGTGTTTCGGCAAGTGGCCAGCACAGATGCCGGTCTGTACCGCTGCAAAGCCACCACCGACGGCGGCAGCCGGAGCTCTCCCACCATCTTCCTGGATGTGCTGT ATgccccccgggacccccaccTGAGTGCCTTCCTGGAGACGCAGAGAGGCCACCTGGCCATCTTCCACTGCTCCGTGGCAAGCAACCCTCCCGCCTGGCTGGCCCTGCACCGTGGTGAGGAGCTGGTGGCCACCAGCACCGCGGGGAGCAGCCCACGAGTGGGCATCTTGGCAGCCCCCAACACCCTCCGGGTGGAGCTGCGGGAGGTGACACCAGCCGACGAAGGCAGCTACCGCTGCACCGCCACCAACGCGCATGGCACCGTGGCCCAACGCCTGTACTTCCACGTGCAGA CTGCCCGAGTCCTCATCTCACCGTCAGCAGAGGCGCAGGAAGGAGACGACATCTCCCTGACGTGCCAGGTAGTGGGAGAGCCACCAGATGACACCATCTACACCTGGTACAGGAACAGTGAACGGCTCCAGGAGACCCCTGGCAACTTCCTTGCACTGCCCCACATCGCCAGCACGGCTGCCGGCTCCTACCACTGCCGAGCCCGCAGCCCCTCGGGGACCAGCATCTCCCCGGCTGTTGCCCTGCGCGTCTCCT ATCCCCCGCGGGTGCCGGTGCTGACCTCCTTCCTGGAGACCCCCGAGGGGCAGCGGGGCGTGCTGCAGTGCACGGTGGACAGCAGcccacaggcagagctggctctCTTCAAGGACCAGGCACTGGTGGCCTCTACAGCACTGCCCCAGCGCACTGCCCTGCCACGGCTCAGCATCACCTTGGCCTTCAACAAGCTGCGGGTCAGCATCAGCCCCGTGCTGCTGGAGGATGAGGGGGAATACGTGTGCTCCGCCAGCAACAGCTATGGCAACGCCAGCACAACGGCGAACTTCACGGCAAGCA CTGCCAGGCTCTGGatctccccctccccagacGTGCAGGAAGGCAACGCCGTCAACCTGACCTGTGCGGTTGCGAGCAGTGGTGGGGAAGTGCTGAGCTACGCCTGGTACAAGAACCAGGtctatttcagcagcagctcggCCCCAATCTTCGCCTTCCCCAGCGTCTCGGCCTCCGACGCTGCCTCCTACCACTGCACGGTGCGGACCCCAGCGCTGACCCGCAGCTCTGCACCCACCACCCTCAACGTCCTCT ACCCCCCCAGGAACCTGCAGATGAAGGCCTTCACGGAGAGTGGCAATGGGACAGCAGTCATCCTCCTCTGTGTGGTGGAGAGCAACCCCCTGTCCAAGATCACCCTGCTCAAGGAGGGGAAGCTGGTGGCCTCCAGCCCCCCCGTGGGAGGTGACCaccccaggcagagcagccacaTCTCCCTGGCTCCCAACACACTGAGGCTGGAGCTCCGGGAGGCTTCTGCAGAGGATGAGGGAGAGTATGAGTGCCAGGCACGCAGCCCCCTCGGCAGCACCTATGTGTCTCTGCCCCTCCGTGTGCAGG ccatCAGGGTGGTGGTGCGACCCTCTGCCGAGGTGCCCGAGGGGACCGATGTGATGCTGACATGCCGGGATGCAGGCACGCGCCCAGGCACCATCTACTCCTGGTACAAGAACGGGCGGTGGCTGGCGGAGGGGCTCGACGCCTCCCTCGCCCTCCACGCTGCCCGGCGCACGGATGCCGGTGCCTATGCCTGCcaagtggggagggggctgcgtGGCCGCAgggccccccccgccgccctcaGGGTGCTGT ATGCACCCCAGGAGCCATCCTTCATCTCCTTGGTGGACCCCCGGGGAGGGCGTCAGGCTGTCCTGCTCTGCACCGTCGACAGCTTCCCACCTTCCGACATCACCCTGTACCGGGGTCCCGGCCACGCGCCCCTGGCTTCCACCCACAGCCTGGCCGACCCACGCTTCACCGTCCAGGCAGCCCCCAACTCCCTGCGGATGGGCATGgcggggctggagctgcaggacaCAGGGCTCTACATCTGCTCGGCCAACAACAGCTATGGCACCGCGTCCTCGTCCCTGCTCCTGGATGTGGGAG GAGTCACAGTCACAGTTGAGCCTTCGCCAGAAGTCCCCGAAGGCACCACAGCCACCATGACCTGCTCGGCCACCCCTTGGGTAGGTGAAGAGGCCAATTACACCTGGTACAAGAACAGCCGGTGGCTGCGGGAGGGACCGGACGGCTCCCTCGTACTCACCCACGTCTCCAGCGCCGACACCGGCACCTACCACTGCCGGGCAAGTGGGATGCGGGGCAGTGCCACCTCGGCCCCGCTCAGCCTCCATGTGCTCT ACCCCCCCCGGGACGTGTCAATCAGCACCTTCCTGGAGAACCGCAGCGGGCGGGTAGGCATCGTGCTGTGCACAGCTGACAGCCACCCGGCTTCCACCATCGCCCTGTACCACCATGGCCACCTCCTGGCCTCCAGCCTGGCCCCCGCCACCACACCAGGGGTCCGCAGCACCCCCTCCCACAACAGCCTCCGGGTGGaactgggggctgtggggccgCAGGACTCAGGGGAGTACACCTGCATGGCCGGCCACCCCCTGGGCAACGCCACGGCCAGTGCCTACTTCAACGTGCACA CTCTCACCCACCTCCTGGCCTTCACCGTCCTGGCCGGGCTGCTCATGGCCGTGCTCTGTGtggctgccctggccctcctGGCTGTCAAGCTATGGCCCAG GATAAAGAAGTTTTGGGGCTGGTCCAGTGCTGATGACACCTTTGAGCTGAGGAGCAaacaggagcaggagcaggcgCAG ATGGAGCTTCTTAAGCTGGTGGCTCTTTCCAACTGA
- the SIGLEC1 gene encoding sialoadhesin isoform X4 has protein sequence MTWQLTTASWPSGTRIMITKRRWCTTRQPRRWMLASGTVSSSWGTPAARNCTLLLRRLTLEDHGPYRFRFEIINGDRWSAERDVMLSVLDDLDRPSIAASEEQTEGQTSTLQCSTPYFCPLSDTALRWEGYDPQVSVVSGWVQLDTNGVSHHLTLTTSFSWKDHSKKLLCEVSYGSKKATSEVVLRVRHAPKDTQVSVSPSTQNIRVGDTVSLTCEVSSSYPHVSAYHWYKDRVAVGSEQILTLRGVRREDYGQYHCETKNDVGAGAAPAVVLYIFSAEISVSPAAEVQEGTPTTLSCDVPGREGQDLNYTWYKNSAWLKEGTAHTLLFHHVAASDAGYYSCKVTNDRGSDTSQAVSLSVTYPPRTPNIMLFQETQGGRLAIVRCTVDSHPPATIALYRDGTLLAASGSQAAPRQRLGVTTSRNALRLEIRGTGPQDSGEYRCMASNAYGNTSATKLFVARAMEVLIQPSSEVWEGAAVTLTCLGARDVAGETLYTWYRNSKWLRESSAPTLHFPSIRGEDAGAFQCSVHSSNGSDTSVAVPLRVLFPPRQPAMSSFLETQSGRLGVIQCTVESDPESNLTLWRGEEVVACTWGCPTAPNPRVHATFSYNSLKVEMREVVLEDEGTYVCWAGNLQGNASAAIDFRAETANIAVAPSPHVLEGQAANLTCQLSSGSLAQPNITWYRNEQWLAEGLATSLVFRQVASTDAGLYRCKATTDGGSRSSPTIFLDVLYAPRDPHLSAFLETQRGHLAIFHCSVASNPPAWLALHRGEELVATSTAGSSPRVGILAAPNTLRVELREVTPADEGSYRCTATNAHGTVAQRLYFHVQTARVLISPSAEAQEGDDISLTCQVVGEPPDDTIYTWYRNSERLQETPGNFLALPHIASTAAGSYHCRARSPSGTSISPAVALRVSYPPRVPVLTSFLETPEGQRGVLQCTVDSSPQAELALFKDQALVASTALPQRTALPRLSITLAFNKLRVSISPVLLEDEGEYVCSASNSYGNASTTANFTASTARLWISPSPDVQEGNAVNLTCAVASSGGEVLSYAWYKNQVYFSSSSAPIFAFPSVSASDAASYHCTVRTPALTRSSAPTTLNVLYPPRNLQMKAFTESGNGTAVILLCVVESNPLSKITLLKEGKLVASSPPVGGDHPRQSSHISLAPNTLRLELREASAEDEGEYECQARSPLGSTYVSLPLRVQAIRVVVRPSAEVPEGTDVMLTCRDAGTRPGTIYSWYKNGRWLAEGLDASLALHAARRTDAGAYACQVGRGLRGRRAPPAALRVLYAPQEPSFISLVDPRGGRQAVLLCTVDSFPPSDITLYRGPGHAPLASTHSLADPRFTVQAAPNSLRMGMAGLELQDTGLYICSANNSYGTASSSLLLDVGGVTVTVEPSPEVPEGTTATMTCSATPWVGEEANYTWYKNSRWLREGPDGSLVLTHVSSADTGTYHCRASGMRGSATSAPLSLHVLSLTHLLAFTVLAGLLMAVLCVAALALLAVKLWPRIKKFWGWSSADDTFELRSKQEQEQAQMELLKLVALSN, from the exons ATGACATGGCAGCTGACGACGGCATCGTGGCCATCTGGTACAAGGATTATGATAACCAAAAGACGTTGGTGTACCACTCGGCAGCCCAGGAGGTGGATGCTGGCTTCAGGGACCGTGTCCAGCTCCTGGGGGACCCCCGCTGCTCGCAATTGCACCCTGCTGCTGCGGAGACTGACGCTGGAGGACCATGGGCCCTACAGATTCCGCTTTGAGATCATCAACGGTGACCGGTGGTCAGCGGAGAGGGATGTGATGCTGAGTGTTTTGG ATGACCTTGATCGCCCAAGCATTGCTGCCAGTGAGGAGCAAACCGAGGGGCAAACATCCACCTTGCAGTGCTCCACACCCTACTTCTGCCCACTGAGCGACACTGCCCTGCGCTGGGAGGGCTACGACCCCCAGGTCTCGGTGGTGTCTGGCTGGGTCCAGCTGGACACGAACGGGGTCAGCCACCACCTGACTCTCACCACCTCCTTCTCCTGGAAGGACCACTCCAAAAAGCTGCTCTGCGAAGTTTCTTATGGCTCCAAGAAGGCAACCAGTGAGGTCGTCCTGCGGGTGAGAC ATGCCCCTAAGGACACCCAGGTGTCAGTCAGCCCCTCCACGCAGAACATCCGTGTGGGCGACACGGTGTCCCTCACATGCGAGGTGAGCAGCAGCTACCCCCATGTCTCGGCATACCACTGGTACAAGGACAGAGTGGCTGTGGGCAGCGAGCAGATCCTGACCCTTCGAGGGGTTCGCCGCGAGGACTACGGACAGTACCACTGTGAAACCAAGAACGACGTTGGGGCTGGCGCAGCACCTGCCGTGGTGCTCTACATCTTCT CCGCAGAGATCTCGGTGAGCCCAGCAGCTGAGGTGCAGGAGGGGACACCCACCACCTTGTCCTGCGACGTCCCTGGCAGGGAGGGCCAGGACCTCAACTACACCTGGTACAAGAACAGCGCTTGGCTCAAGGAGGGCACGGCGCACACCCTGCTCTTCCACCACGTGGCCGCCAGCGATGCTGGCTATTACTCCTGCAAGGTGACCAATGATCGGGGCAGCGACACGTCCCAGGCCGTCAGTCTGAGCGTGACAT ACCCCCCCCGGACCCCCAACATCATGCTCTTCCAGGAGACCCAGGGTGGCAGGCTGGCCATCGTCCGCTGCACTGTGGACAGCCACCCCCCAGCCACCATAGCCCTTTACCGCGATGGCACCTTGCTGGCAGCCAGTGGGTCACAGGCAGCCCCGCGCCAGCGGCTAGGTGTCACCACATCCCGCAACGCCCTGCGGCTGGAGATCCGGGGTACAGGACCCCAGGACAGTGGGGAGTACCGCTGCATGGCCAGCAACGCCTACGGCAACACCAGCGCCACCAAGCTCTTCGTCGCCCGCG CTATGGAGGTCCTGATCCAGCCCTCATCAGAGGTGTGGGAAGGGGCAGCCGTCACCCTGACCTGCCTGGGGGCTCGGGACGTGGCAGGGGAGACCCTCTACACCTGGTACAGGAACAGCAAGTGGCTTCGGGAGAGCTCAGCCCCGACACTGCACTTCCCTTCCATCCGCGGCGAGGATGCAGGCGCTTTCCAGTGCAGCGTCCACAGCAGCAACGGCAGCGACACGTCGGTGGCTGTCCCGCTCCGTGTACTCT TCCCACCAAGGCAACCAGCGATGAGCTCCTTCCTGGAGACCCAGAGTGGGCGCCTGGGCGTCATCCAGTGCACCGTTGAGAGTGACCCAGAGTCCAACCTGACCCTATGGAGAGGAGAAGAAGTGGTAGCCTGCACATGGGgctgtcccacagcccccaACCCCAGGGTCCATGCCACCTTTTCCTACAACAGTCTGAAGGTGGAGATGCGGGAGGTGGTGCTGGAGGATGAGGGGACTTAcgtgtgctgggctgggaaccTGCAGGGCAATGCCAGCGCAGCCATAGACTTCAGGGCTGAGA CTGCCAACATTGCAGTGGCTCCATCCCCCCACGTGCTGGAAGGCCAGGCCGCCAACCTAACCTGTCAGCTGAGCAGCGGCTCCCTGGCTCAGCCCAACATCACCTGGTACCGAAATGAGCAGTGGCTTGCCGAGGGCCTGGCTACCTCCCTGGTGTTTCGGCAAGTGGCCAGCACAGATGCCGGTCTGTACCGCTGCAAAGCCACCACCGACGGCGGCAGCCGGAGCTCTCCCACCATCTTCCTGGATGTGCTGT ATgccccccgggacccccaccTGAGTGCCTTCCTGGAGACGCAGAGAGGCCACCTGGCCATCTTCCACTGCTCCGTGGCAAGCAACCCTCCCGCCTGGCTGGCCCTGCACCGTGGTGAGGAGCTGGTGGCCACCAGCACCGCGGGGAGCAGCCCACGAGTGGGCATCTTGGCAGCCCCCAACACCCTCCGGGTGGAGCTGCGGGAGGTGACACCAGCCGACGAAGGCAGCTACCGCTGCACCGCCACCAACGCGCATGGCACCGTGGCCCAACGCCTGTACTTCCACGTGCAGA CTGCCCGAGTCCTCATCTCACCGTCAGCAGAGGCGCAGGAAGGAGACGACATCTCCCTGACGTGCCAGGTAGTGGGAGAGCCACCAGATGACACCATCTACACCTGGTACAGGAACAGTGAACGGCTCCAGGAGACCCCTGGCAACTTCCTTGCACTGCCCCACATCGCCAGCACGGCTGCCGGCTCCTACCACTGCCGAGCCCGCAGCCCCTCGGGGACCAGCATCTCCCCGGCTGTTGCCCTGCGCGTCTCCT ATCCCCCGCGGGTGCCGGTGCTGACCTCCTTCCTGGAGACCCCCGAGGGGCAGCGGGGCGTGCTGCAGTGCACGGTGGACAGCAGcccacaggcagagctggctctCTTCAAGGACCAGGCACTGGTGGCCTCTACAGCACTGCCCCAGCGCACTGCCCTGCCACGGCTCAGCATCACCTTGGCCTTCAACAAGCTGCGGGTCAGCATCAGCCCCGTGCTGCTGGAGGATGAGGGGGAATACGTGTGCTCCGCCAGCAACAGCTATGGCAACGCCAGCACAACGGCGAACTTCACGGCAAGCA CTGCCAGGCTCTGGatctccccctccccagacGTGCAGGAAGGCAACGCCGTCAACCTGACCTGTGCGGTTGCGAGCAGTGGTGGGGAAGTGCTGAGCTACGCCTGGTACAAGAACCAGGtctatttcagcagcagctcggCCCCAATCTTCGCCTTCCCCAGCGTCTCGGCCTCCGACGCTGCCTCCTACCACTGCACGGTGCGGACCCCAGCGCTGACCCGCAGCTCTGCACCCACCACCCTCAACGTCCTCT ACCCCCCCAGGAACCTGCAGATGAAGGCCTTCACGGAGAGTGGCAATGGGACAGCAGTCATCCTCCTCTGTGTGGTGGAGAGCAACCCCCTGTCCAAGATCACCCTGCTCAAGGAGGGGAAGCTGGTGGCCTCCAGCCCCCCCGTGGGAGGTGACCaccccaggcagagcagccacaTCTCCCTGGCTCCCAACACACTGAGGCTGGAGCTCCGGGAGGCTTCTGCAGAGGATGAGGGAGAGTATGAGTGCCAGGCACGCAGCCCCCTCGGCAGCACCTATGTGTCTCTGCCCCTCCGTGTGCAGG ccatCAGGGTGGTGGTGCGACCCTCTGCCGAGGTGCCCGAGGGGACCGATGTGATGCTGACATGCCGGGATGCAGGCACGCGCCCAGGCACCATCTACTCCTGGTACAAGAACGGGCGGTGGCTGGCGGAGGGGCTCGACGCCTCCCTCGCCCTCCACGCTGCCCGGCGCACGGATGCCGGTGCCTATGCCTGCcaagtggggagggggctgcgtGGCCGCAgggccccccccgccgccctcaGGGTGCTGT ATGCACCCCAGGAGCCATCCTTCATCTCCTTGGTGGACCCCCGGGGAGGGCGTCAGGCTGTCCTGCTCTGCACCGTCGACAGCTTCCCACCTTCCGACATCACCCTGTACCGGGGTCCCGGCCACGCGCCCCTGGCTTCCACCCACAGCCTGGCCGACCCACGCTTCACCGTCCAGGCAGCCCCCAACTCCCTGCGGATGGGCATGgcggggctggagctgcaggacaCAGGGCTCTACATCTGCTCGGCCAACAACAGCTATGGCACCGCGTCCTCGTCCCTGCTCCTGGATGTGGGAG GAGTCACAGTCACAGTTGAGCCTTCGCCAGAAGTCCCCGAAGGCACCACAGCCACCATGACCTGCTCGGCCACCCCTTGGGTAGGTGAAGAGGCCAATTACACCTGGTACAAGAACAGCCGGTGGCTGCGGGAGGGACCGGACGGCTCCCTCGTACTCACCCACGTCTCCAGCGCCGACACCGGCACCTACCACTGCCGGGCAAGTGGGATGCGGGGCAGTGCCACCTCGGCCCCGCTCAGCCTCCATGTGCTCT CTCTCACCCACCTCCTGGCCTTCACCGTCCTGGCCGGGCTGCTCATGGCCGTGCTCTGTGtggctgccctggccctcctGGCTGTCAAGCTATGGCCCAG GATAAAGAAGTTTTGGGGCTGGTCCAGTGCTGATGACACCTTTGAGCTGAGGAGCAaacaggagcaggagcaggcgCAG ATGGAGCTTCTTAAGCTGGTGGCTCTTTCCAACTGA